One genomic window of Bacteroidia bacterium includes the following:
- the trxA gene encoding thioredoxin, with the protein MSKHAVEITDSNFNEVVLKSSVPVMIDFWAEWCGPCKMISPIVEDLAKQYSGKALIGKVDVSSNADVSSKYEVKFIPTILFIKDGKVVDKQVGAVSKADLVKKLEAIF; encoded by the coding sequence ATGAGTAAGCACGCAGTGGAAATCACCGATTCAAATTTTAATGAAGTAGTTTTAAAATCAAGTGTACCGGTAATGATTGACTTTTGGGCAGAATGGTGTGGCCCCTGTAAAATGATAAGTCCTATTGTTGAAGACTTAGCCAAACAGTATTCTGGTAAAGCATTGATTGGAAAGGTGGATGTATCTTCCAATGCCGATGTATCTAGTAAATATGAAGTTAAATTTATCCCTACAATTTTATTTATTAAGGATGGTAAAGTGGTGGATAAGCAAGTTGGAGCCGTTTCTAAGGCAGACCTAGTGAAGAAATTAGAAGCTATTTTTTAA